The Amblyraja radiata isolate CabotCenter1 chromosome 5, sAmbRad1.1.pri, whole genome shotgun sequence genome includes the window AGTGGTGAGTGGAAAAGTACCTTGTCTAACCGGGGAGCCGCGAGTGTGGGGATATTAGTGTCAGTGTGGGGCTAGAGGCggtagatagacactaaatgctgcctgtcccgctgagtcactccagtgttttgtgtctatcttcagtgtaaaccggtaTCTGTATTTCCTCCCTACACTGGAGGCTTCAGATGCCGCTTCCACAGACAGTGAGTGTTTCAGCACCGTGGCCAgcgctctcccccttctccctgtccctgcCTCCCCTCTGTTTTGCAGTTTGGTTAAACGCTTCAAACCCCCATCTCCCAGCTTTAACCCCGCTACTGTTGTGCTTTCTGTTAACTTGGCTCTCCTCGTTGCTTCCTGCCGTCTTGCTGTTGTTATTGTTTACAATCCGCTTGCTCCAGACATTAATCAAGTAGCATCTCAGGGAAATGCAAAGGTTACACCATAGACAcaagatcagcgggtcaggcagcatcgctcatCCTTGCTTCAGACAGGGGTCAGGAGGGAACAATTATACTCTTATTTACAACctcttaacaggcctgtaaatgcatATGATAGATAACATAGgacatatgtgcaggaggaggccattcggtccttcgatgaTATATGCCATCCAAaccattatatatatacacacatacgcacatatgttatatgtttcaatttttttttcaatttaaaaaactttattggcatgataaaatacatcgttatattgccaaagtataaaacatgacatacatatttaaagtacacaaaaatgctggagaaactcagcgggtgcagcagcatctatggagcgaaggaaataggcaacgtttcgggccgaaacccttcttcagacccatatttaaaatgcacaaatataaatacaagtatacagtgcatggatggatatggccctgtacataaactcgcaatagacctatagccctttattgattgctacacgttcttgcagctgtaaacaGTACAACAGAGTAGCAAGTTTAgtcattcaatattaatttcttagtgtcagttaatgtcaattagtgtttgcgtgcatatgtgcatatatatatatatatgtcattGTTTATATCCGTTTGttcaaatgtgtgtgtgtgtgtgtgtgtgtgtgtgtgtgtgtgtgtgtgtgcgtgtgcgtgtgcgtgtgcgtgtgtggtgtgtgtgtgatgtatgtATGAATAACATATATTTTATATAATAGGCATATTATATTAAACATAATATATTTCAACACTTAATATAATAATGCATATACGATGGATAATATGTATATCATTTTTGATATAATATATATGTGCATAAATAACGAGATAAAGAGATAAATAAAGaaatagatagtcatagagtgatccagtgtggaaacaggcccttcggcccaactcgcccacaccggccaccaatgtcccagctacactagtcccacctgcccgcgtttggcccatatccctccaaacctgtcctatccatgtacctgcctaactgtttctgaaacgatgggacagtcccagcctcaactacgtcctctggcagcttgttccatacacccaccaccctttgtgcgaaaaagttacccctcggattccaattaaatcttttccacttcaccttaaacctatgtcctctggccctcgatctacctactctgggcaagagactctgtgcacctgcctgatctattcctctcatgattttatacataaatcatatttttattttatattttaaatacacatcatatttataaatattatgtgtataaataaaatgtatatgtcatattatatatacatacatcatacacgatatatatcacatatatatatctataccacgtgtgtgtgtgtgtggtgcatatttatatatcatatatatattgaTTCTGATTTAACTTCAGCGAGCCCTTGCTttttccctccatcccctcccccttcccaccagtcttactgtctccgtctacattctatctctgtcccgcccgctcccctgacatcagtctgaaggagagtctcgactcgaaacatcgcccattccatctccagagatgctgcttcacccgctgagttactccagcgttttgtgtctacctttaactcTGATTGTATTGATTTAAATTACTTTTTGTAAATATATATACTATCTATGCACATACAAAATAtagaaataaatataaatataacaaaataaatatatcttgtataTAGAGATTTTTTATTGATTTCTGTGCTCAAGTatatacacaatatatatatgcacaatattattatattatatataatataatatatgtaCTGTACacataaatatatgtgtgtgtgtgtgcgtgcgtgcgtgcgtgcgtgcgtgcgtgcgtgcgtgtgtgtgtgtgtgtgtgtgtgtgtgtgtgtgtgtgtatattgagggcctgtttccacactgtatcactctatgactgaatctctttatttattcatgcacatatatataatgtgtgtgtgtgtgatgagagaatggagcggctgggcttgtacactctggagtttagaaggatgagaggaaatctcattgaaacatataagattgttaagggcttggacacgctggaggcaggaaacatgttcccgatgttgggggagtccagaaccaggggccacagtttaagaataaggggtaagccatttagaacggagacgaggaaacactttttcccacagagagtggtgagtctgtagaattctctgcctcagagggcggtggaggccggttctctggatactttcaagagagagctagatagggctcttaaagacagctgagtcaggggatatggggagaaggcaggaacggggtactgaatgtggatgatcagccatgatcacattgaatggcggtgctggctcgaagggccgaatggcctactcctgcacctattgtctattgtctattgtgtgtgtatgaataaataaatacagtgtggaaacaggcccttcaatatatatacacaattataTACATAATATGTACACAGGcctcacaatatatatatatattgtcatGCTGTGTATCTCGGGCTCagtgacattaactgacactaagaaattaatattgaattgttaaacttgctattgtgttgtactgcttacagctgcaagaacgtgtagcatcaataaagggctatcggcctattgcgagtttatgtacagggacatatctatccatgcactgtatacttgtatttatacttatgcattttaaatatgtatgtcatgtattttatactttggcaatataacaatgtattttatcatgccaataaagtttttaaatggaaattgattTGGCCACCGTCGTGGGCACCTTTGGCACCAGTTGGCTCCTCTTCGCCATCTACTGCCTGGTTGGCGACCAGGTCTACACCTACGCCACGCTCCTCCCGGTCACCTACAATTCCATGATCAACCCCATCATCTACGCCTTCAAGaaccatgacttgagaattaagggacagaagtttaggggtaacaaagaagggggaacatctttactcagagagtggtagctgtgtggaatgagcttccagtggaagtggtggaccaggcaggttcgattttataatttaaaaataaattggataggtatatggacgggaaaggaatggagggttatggtctgagtgcaggtagatgggactaggggagaataagtgttcggcacggactagaagggcagagatggcctgtttccgtgctgtaattgttatatggttaatatagtgtttatatatattgtgtgtgtatatacatactaTGGTACAAAAATCAATTTATACACAAAAATCGATTTAAAATGGAAATCAATATATACAAGAGAGTAATACCTGTCAACGCTGagagtgtcggtgtgtgtgtgtgagtgtgtgtatctcTACATTGTGTCAGCCTGTGGGGGTTGTGTTTTGCAGGAGCTGGGCGCCTGTGGTCGATGCGATGGGTGAAGCAGTGAATGAGACTGTGGACGTGTCGGGCTGGCTGTCTCTGGGCAACAACTCATCGCTGGAGCTGCAGTCGCGGCTGCTGGAGCGGGAGcggcagggtcagggtcaggcggCTGACCCCTGGCATGTCATGCTGTGTATCTCGGGCTCGGTCATCGCCTGCGAGAATGCGCTGGTGCTCACCATCATCGCCCACAGCCCCGCCTTACGGACGCCCATGTTCCAGCTGATCGGTAGCCTGGCCACCGCCGACCTGCTGGCCGGACTCGGGCTGGTCTTCAACTTCTTCTTCCGCTACCTGGCCCGCTCGCAGACGGCGGACCTGATCACCGTCGGCTTCCTGGTCGGCTCCTTCTCGGCCTCGGTCAACAGCCTGCTGGCCATAACCATCGACCGCTACCTGTCCCTGTACAATGCCCTCACCTACTACAGCGAGAGGACAGTGGTCTACATCCACACCATGCTGGCGGTGGCCTGGGGTATCTCCATCTGTTTGGGTCTGCTCCCCATACTGGGTTGGAACTGTCTCAGCGACCAGTCCACCTGCAGCATCATCAGGCCTCTGACCAAGACCAACCTGACTgtcctctccatctccttcctggtCAACTTTGGCCTCATGCTCCACCTGTACATCAGGATCTGCAAGATAGTGTGTCGCCACGCTCACCAGATCGCCCTCCAGCAACACTTCTTCGCCACCTCTTGCGCCATGAGCACCAAGAAGAGCATCTCCACCCTGGCCATCGTCGTGGGCACCTTTGGCACCAGTTGGCTCCCCTTCGCCATCTACTGCCTGGTTGGCGACCAGGACTATCCGGTGGTCTACACCTACGCCACGCTCCTCCCGGTCACCTACAATTCCATGATCAACCCCATCATCTACGCCTTCAGGAACCAGGAGATACAGAAAGCCATGTGGCTCCTCTGGTGCGGATGCTTCCAGTCCAATACATCCTTCCACTCCAGGTCGCCCAGCGAGGTCTAGACTCTTCTGGGATTTCataggatgtggcccttgtggctaaagggatcagggggtatggagagaaggcaggtacgggatactgagttggatgatcagccatgatcatattgaatggcggtgctggctcgaagggccgaatggccctctcctgcacctattttctatgtttctatctttctatgaacccgaggggtaacatcttagaataaaggggaggtcatttaagatcagccatgatcacagtgaatggcggtgctggctcgaagggccaaatggccttctcctgcacctattgtgtattgtctattgtctttccagAGCCGCTTCTTGAACCGGCCAGACGATCGGCGGGTGCTTTAATGACCAAACGGGCCTTTGTAGAAAGAATGCACACGGCCAACTTAGCGACCCACCGCGGAAAATCAAGTTCGATCCCGGTGAATGCCTGGCCGCTGTTCAATGTGACAAAGAAATTAGATTTCACGTTGGAGTAACTGCCCAATGTTGAATATTTGGAGACAATCTtcatgattagtgcaggtgtcagccgttcataagtgataggagcagaattaggccaatcggccaatcaagtctactcaacaatctatctatctctgccttaaaaatatccactgacttggcctccacagacgtctgtggcaaagaattccacagattcaccaccctctgacgaaagaaattcctcctcttctccttccgaaatgaaaatcctttaattctgaggctgtgacctctggtcctagactctcccactagtggaaacaccctccccacatccaccctatccagggctttcactatttggtgagtttcaatgaggttcctccccctcatccttctaaactccagcgagtacaggcccagtgccgtcaaacgctcatcatatgttaacccactcattcctgagatcattcttgtaaacctcctctggaccctctccagagcccgcacatccttcctcagatataggtttatggggagaaggcaggagaatggggttaggagggggagatgggtccgccatgattgaatggcggagtagacttgatggtccgaatggcctaattctgcgcctatcaCTAATGAACGGATACCAAAGACTGCAGAcgtggaatcttgagcgaaacaccaagtgctggaggaagtcagcaagtcgggcagcatctgtggagggcaccccttggaccattccctccacagatgctgcctgacccgctgagttcctcctgcacttggtGATGTACAGAATATTTCACCATGACTCTTGTCTCGCCTGTAGAGACGCTCTTAGGGAGGGAtctaggaagggtgtcaaaggttatggggagaaggcaggagaatggttgagaggggaagatagatcagccacaattgaagggCAGagaagactcaatgggctgaatggcctaattctgctgctatgacttAATGGACCATAATGACTCTTATGCCTTAAGCCCAAACCACCCCGGGAAGCGACAAACAAAGAAGGGCGGAGGCGcatacacaaggaactggagatcatggtctcttgagcaaaacacacacaaagttctgcaggaattcagcgggtcaggcagcatctgtggagggaatggacaggcgacccttcttcagactgatgaacgcGGGTTACTCTGGGACACTGCTTCTCAATCCAACCAGTGTGACATTTAACACCAGGGAACCTCTTTAAAGGAAGTTTCGAGACTTCGGACGTCACAGTCTGTTGAATAACGCGAGAAGTATTGAAACGAACAAGCACTTTATATGTGAATTTCCTGACCGCTCCCCGGCAGCGGTGAAGTGTACGGCGACCTGCAACATATTCTATTTTTGTGTATTGATTGTATTAATGTCGTGAATTCGGATGCATATTTTGTTTACTGTGAAAAAAAAATAAAGGTTTTTTTTGTACACGAACTGTACACAAATATTAGAAGGCTGACGGCTCGTTATGTTTCATTTAGTTTCGTTCagagttacagtgcggaaacaggcccttcggcccactgagtcagtgccgaccagcgatccccacacatggtatacgcagagctgccaagttttgtcagagcatttcagtattctagttgtACATGGAAATCAGTATTTAGCTGAGGAAATCAGCATTTTTAcgtggtgccattttgctgaaattgttttattttttatgtgcAGTCATACCCAGGTAacggtacaagaatgcataactttgctaccaattgacatgtcttctacacaccttacttgacagtgtatGGGaccttatttgtcacatgtaccgaggtttgcatgcagttcagtacaagtatcattgCACACAAGCACTTAGATGCATCTTAACTAAGCATCTCCGATACAGGACAAGCGTGTAGCAGTAGAttgacacagcgggacaggcagcatctctggagtgaaggaataggtgatgtttcgggtcgagacccatcttcaggtaATTTATTTTTACGTTTAGAGGGGGGTGAGGTTGGTGTAGGTGAGGGGAGCGGAAAAGTTGAGACAGTTGATGTCACaccggcagttagaaataaagagaTCTAGAgaggtattctctgcctcagagggtggtggaggcctgttctctggatactttcatgagagagttagatagggctcttagggatagcggagttaagggatatggggagaaggcaggaacggggtactgattggggatgatcacattgaatggcggtgctggctcgaagggccgaatggcctactcctgcacctattgtctataagttgaggtgggggcggtggggaacgaaggtgaggcctctgttgagggCAGGCAGTTCCGTatcagaaaggggggggggggtggcaggggggatggtgaagacaCGACAAGGGTGAGGGTGGGAGTCAGAGGAGGGCAGGAGGGATGGTGAAGACAAAGATCGAGGCGAGAtctggtgggtggggggatggtgggtgttcagagaggagggggggggggcgtgaggaCTATTGTACGGGTGGCGTGTGGTCGGGGTTAAAAGAGGAGAAAAGGGAAGACTCATCgctactgaggttccctgtaaggggggggggtgggggcagttgaccccagcagagtcagaccacaTGGTGTCTGTGTCTGCGTTGTAGAGGTTGTGGATCTGGTACTGAGGCTGAAACCCAGATGAAGCATCGTCACCGTCCCACTGGTGGTCGCTGGAGAGGCGAGGGTCGGAGTAGTCACTGGTGGTCAATGATTtttttctatatctctccatatcattgaatatatctcttgtttcccttcactctgcctctcggtctgaagaacagcctcgacccacaatgtcacctattccttctctccagagatgctgcctggcccgctgagttactccaagtttTTGTACttatctgcacttcacgctgcctcaacaaggccaccagcataatcaagggccagtctcattcctgggatcattcttgtaaac containing:
- the gpr6 gene encoding G-protein coupled receptor 6, with amino-acid sequence MGEAVNETVDVSGWLSLGNNSSLELQSRLLERERQGQGQAADPWHVMLCISGSVIACENALVLTIIAHSPALRTPMFQLIGSLATADLLAGLGLVFNFFFRYLARSQTADLITVGFLVGSFSASVNSLLAITIDRYLSLYNALTYYSERTVVYIHTMLAVAWGISICLGLLPILGWNCLSDQSTCSIIRPLTKTNLTVLSISFLVNFGLMLHLYIRICKIVCRHAHQIALQQHFFATSCAMSTKKSISTLAIVVGTFGTSWLPFAIYCLVGDQDYPVVYTYATLLPVTYNSMINPIIYAFRNQEIQKAMWLLWCGCFQSNTSFHSRSPSEV